From Halapricum desulfuricans, a single genomic window includes:
- a CDS encoding ATP-binding protein produces MSQAFTCPHLDHVDDAEFQRLFNKVAAVRAEDPELFDFTHRQISVYPSGAADQENPPVITEDQILQKLNTQRHGNHAVIIEGEVGTGKSELCAYLVHQLRDQNRPILRVDKDDDLMTILTQRLPDFHEKHFGESLPQKDKFQQLEDNIENIPHVVASRATSGAMIRFTSQGFDVSVTSDEEDVIVDIVEGRLEKLVKRGEYGKRMDIISEQQYEREESLDVFDESLSTTDAIDIWNDALWNQIQDLYETPSLSEMLKLVGQRFEDTRPVVVFEDFGIASVEAKKLRNYIERDIDEDNWDFIIAGTRDITEVLHTQTAEDRFEFYQTNRPDSNSVLFLDKDSAVDFIRPYLGYFKHYDDSVNYERDEVGNPVQLLDPAPNSECSSCNLCSDEYRDLFPFNETFLRRIYEGLEESQQSPREYVSKVFDILYEYYVGGTAVPSSSNQLGSDVTNSETPADKVYEHKEEFADFAKWYGEKQNGYYQIDSALAFAFGLIPEKKMEAEYDAGIQVTPEIIKIPSGDGNGGTTPPNPPEIKTRVEQIFDECRGDVDDWIDDPKNSRFTKTNNYIQTAVEDLISHITDDYTIWNDSDLRYNLSSQKPPFVWENSVDDPQPDQIVINPREFRRSEIRDLLRHGIEAEEKADTFDREKQLENHGSQFTDYGQLWRKNIRWNFIEDDPLLYRQSHQGRYDFDDFVIASYAWLVLLDNPWKPLTPDRINERYTDEEELSIDNHLDSQLEYFLNRDTYVEVTEVFDHVDELEDLVEARFGVTTSALDVRSIRERFNRATPYEILDALAKTYIDKVNGRVRFAPKNTLPDIANAVYSCFNSVDDLEEEDTAPNVSRHALLRLRETDMDRINEIARDLKTYNTVESSFNTALQHFSDHDQSDILEVRNAAKFMRNELEDEFGSPTDQNRVHAELANLKLFGHPVFRDLDALEEEWATPGENGAGTRFTEVAEHYVQ; encoded by the coding sequence ATGAGCCAAGCGTTCACCTGTCCCCACCTAGATCATGTTGACGACGCAGAGTTTCAGCGACTGTTCAACAAAGTCGCCGCAGTACGAGCTGAAGATCCGGAGCTGTTCGATTTTACACATCGACAGATATCGGTATATCCCTCAGGTGCGGCAGATCAAGAGAATCCCCCTGTTATTACTGAGGACCAAATCCTTCAAAAGCTCAACACGCAGCGACACGGAAATCACGCTGTAATCATCGAGGGCGAAGTCGGCACTGGAAAGTCTGAGCTGTGTGCTTACCTCGTCCATCAACTTCGGGACCAGAATCGCCCAATCCTTCGAGTCGATAAAGACGACGACTTGATGACCATCCTTACGCAACGACTGCCTGACTTCCACGAGAAGCACTTTGGCGAGTCACTCCCACAAAAAGACAAATTCCAACAGCTCGAAGACAATATCGAAAATATCCCCCACGTGGTTGCGAGCCGGGCAACTTCGGGAGCAATGATACGCTTCACGAGCCAGGGGTTTGATGTCTCAGTCACGTCTGATGAAGAAGATGTAATCGTCGATATCGTTGAAGGTCGTCTTGAGAAACTCGTCAAGCGTGGGGAGTACGGCAAGCGGATGGACATCATATCAGAGCAACAATACGAACGTGAGGAATCCCTCGATGTCTTTGACGAATCACTCAGCACGACGGATGCCATCGATATCTGGAACGATGCTCTGTGGAATCAAATTCAGGACCTGTACGAGACACCCTCACTCTCGGAAATGCTGAAACTGGTCGGGCAACGTTTTGAAGATACGCGCCCGGTGGTAGTCTTCGAGGACTTCGGAATCGCATCCGTCGAAGCGAAGAAACTCAGGAATTACATTGAGCGGGATATCGATGAGGACAACTGGGACTTCATAATCGCCGGAACGCGGGATATCACCGAAGTCCTGCATACCCAGACTGCCGAGGATCGTTTCGAATTCTATCAGACGAACCGTCCTGACTCGAACAGCGTTCTGTTCTTGGATAAGGACTCAGCTGTTGATTTCATTCGACCCTATCTTGGCTACTTCAAACACTACGACGACAGCGTCAACTACGAACGCGACGAGGTAGGAAACCCTGTCCAGCTTCTGGACCCTGCGCCAAACAGCGAATGTTCCTCATGCAATCTCTGTTCAGACGAGTATCGCGACCTCTTCCCGTTCAACGAAACCTTCCTCAGGCGAATCTACGAGGGACTAGAAGAAAGCCAGCAATCTCCCCGGGAATACGTCTCAAAGGTCTTCGACATCCTCTACGAGTACTACGTCGGTGGGACTGCTGTTCCGTCGAGTTCGAATCAACTCGGTAGCGATGTCACCAATAGCGAAACCCCGGCAGATAAGGTATATGAGCATAAAGAAGAGTTTGCTGACTTTGCAAAGTGGTATGGTGAGAAGCAAAACGGCTATTATCAAATTGACTCTGCATTAGCCTTTGCGTTCGGTCTTATTCCAGAGAAGAAAATGGAAGCAGAGTATGATGCTGGTATTCAGGTCACACCTGAGATAATTAAAATACCCTCTGGAGATGGAAACGGAGGCACAACTCCCCCGAACCCTCCTGAAATAAAGACACGCGTAGAGCAAATCTTTGACGAGTGCCGAGGTGACGTTGATGACTGGATAGACGACCCGAAGAATAGTCGCTTCACGAAGACGAACAATTACATCCAAACCGCTGTGGAGGACCTCATCAGCCACATCACGGACGACTATACTATTTGGAATGATAGCGATCTAAGATACAATCTGAGCAGCCAGAAACCTCCATTCGTGTGGGAAAACTCGGTTGACGACCCACAACCGGATCAGATCGTGATAAATCCACGTGAATTCAGACGGTCGGAAATTAGGGACCTACTTCGCCACGGAATCGAAGCTGAAGAGAAGGCTGACACGTTCGATAGAGAGAAACAACTCGAAAACCATGGTAGCCAATTCACCGATTACGGTCAGCTATGGCGTAAAAACATTCGCTGGAACTTCATAGAGGACGACCCTCTGCTGTACAGGCAGTCGCATCAGGGTCGATACGACTTCGATGACTTCGTGATTGCTTCCTACGCATGGTTGGTCCTGCTCGATAACCCTTGGAAACCATTGACTCCGGATCGTATCAACGAGCGATATACGGACGAAGAAGAGTTATCCATCGACAATCATCTCGATTCACAGCTTGAATACTTCCTGAATCGGGACACGTACGTTGAAGTTACCGAGGTGTTCGACCACGTCGATGAACTCGAAGATCTGGTTGAGGCCCGCTTTGGGGTGACGACGAGTGCACTCGACGTTCGAAGCATTCGAGAGCGATTCAACCGTGCTACTCCATACGAGATTCTCGACGCATTGGCGAAGACCTACATCGACAAGGTCAACGGACGTGTTCGATTCGCGCCAAAGAATACGCTCCCAGATATCGCTAATGCTGTCTACAGTTGTTTCAACTCAGTGGACGACCTGGAAGAGGAAGATACAGCGCCTAACGTGAGTCGTCACGCTCTGCTGCGATTGCGCGAGACCGATATGGACCGAATCAACGAAATCGCCCGCGATCTGAAGACGTACAATACAGTCGAATCGAGCTTCAACACAGCACTTCAGCACTTCTCGGACCACGACCAGTCGGACATCCTCGAAGTCCGTAATGCGGCCAAATTCATGCGGAACGAACTCGAAGATGAGTTCGGCTCGCCGACTGACCAGAATCGCGTCCACGCTGAACTTGCAAATCTGAAACTCTTCGGCCATCCCGTATTCAGAGATCTCGATGCTCTCGAAGAAGAGTGGGCGACACCAGGTGAGAATGGGGCCGGGACACGATTCACGGAGGTGGCAGAGCACTATGTCCAGTAA